The sequence GAGGCAGAGGAGCGAGAGGTCGCAGCACGGGTGGTGCGACGCGCGGCCGGAGCAGCCTTGGCTGCGGAGCTGGCCGTTGTTTTCGCAGGGGTCGAGGCGACCGTCTTGGCTGTCACCGTCACGGGGGCAGAGGCCGCCACGGGAGCAGGGGTGGTGGCCTTGGCCGCCGCTGCTGGAATCGCGGTCACCGGAGTGGTCTCGGCAGCTGGCTTTGCGGCAGCGGGTTTAACGCTGGACTTGGCGCTAGCCGAAGTGTTGGTGGCTCGGGATCGTGGAGTGGCCATGACGGTGATGGGCTAAGCCCGGTGGATGGTCGCTGGTTTGAACGGAATGGACCCAGGCTGGCTGGGAGGAACGAACTGCTCCTTAGCCGTCGGGCGACCAGTGGTCGATGATGCCGCCGATCGTCAGATCGGTGAACAGGCTGGCGTTGCCCGTGGCGTGGCGAGCAGCGGAGCCGCTCGCGGTGAACACCCAGTTGCCGGGGGAGGCGCCCACTGGATCGGTGGCCACGCTCAACTTGCCTTTGTTGTTGCGCAGGATTCGCAGGGTTTGGTGCGCGAAACCCTCCACCCGTTGGGTGCAGACCATCGATCCCATCACCTGCATGATTTCCATTACTTGGCACCCCCTTGGGGTTTGCCTGCCGCCATCTCCTTGCCAGCCTCAGGATCCCAGTGGTCAATGATCCCGACGATCGTGAGATCGCTGGGATAGGACTTACTTCCCGCTGCCTCACGGGCAGCGGAGCTGCCGACGCAGATCACCCAATCTCCGGGGATGGCTCCGACGGCATCGACGGCAACCTTTTGGGTACTGCCATCAAGCACCACCTGAAGGTGCTTGTGCTGGAAGTCCGCGATGCGGTTGGTTGAAACCAGTGGCTTCACCACTTTGCAGATCAACATCTCAGTGCCCCCCTCCTGTGTTGAACGTGATTGAGGAACTTACGGTTTCGGCTGGCACGTGCCGATCCCGATCCCGCACGGTGAGCAGGGTGTGCAGAAGCCCCTGCTCACAGAGTTCGCGGTAACGGGCCTCGATTGCAGCCTTGACCCGCTCGCAGTGTTGGATAGCGCGCTCGCGCGCACCGGGAACAGCGCCGTGGTAGTCGAAGCGCAGCACGACCGGAATCGGTAGACCGCGAGAGACGTTGAGGCCCTTGAAGATCTTGACCCCGACATCGAGATCGGGAGCACCCTCTTCAACGGTGTCCATGTAGGCGAAGTAGGTCAGGTTGCGGAGGTGGATCTCCTTGAACCCGATGCCAACCCCAATGAAGCGTTCGGCATGGCCGAAATCGCTGTAGTTGCCGCCGTGATACTGGCGGACGTAGTCAATTTGGGACAAGTTGTTTTCGATCAGCCGGCTGATGAGCTTGACCATGCCCTGATCCGGGCTTCCGGCTGCAGCGGAGCTGACCTGCTTCTCGACCTCGTCCCGGGCCTGGTCCGCACGCATGCCCCGGGTCGCCTCATAGACGTCGCGGGCATCGAGCCAGCTCTCCAGGTTGGTGCTGCCGTCGGCGCCGGGAACGTGGACACGAATGGCATCGGTGTCTGTGTCCATGCCGATCAACAACAGATCGACGGAGGCCCCGCAGCAGAAGCTGTTCTCGACAGCTTGTTGGAAGTCCTGCAGACGTTGCAGCCCCTGGGCGGCGGCGGCGGTGTCGTCGCTGCCATGGGCAGCGCAGCCCTCGTGGCAGGGATCTTTCGAACTGAAGTGATAAACGACCGTCTTCAGGTAACGGGTGTCGGAGTGCGCTGGATTGGGCAGTCCTTCGCGGTAGCGCCGGTGCTCGGTCTTGACCCAGCGGTTGACGGTGTTTTCGACATCGAACATCGCACCGGCGTGGGATCGGCGGCGCACGGAACTGAAGGGCAGTCTCAGGGCGTAGGCGATGGCATGGGCCAGGCGACCATCGGCGCAAGGGGTGACATCCAACAGATGGAAGCCGCACTCCAACAAAAAGGCGTTGAAGGCTTCGGCATCGCTGCTGCCGGACTGGGCCGCAAGCGGATCGTCGTTGAAGAACGAGAGGCTGGCCTGCTCATAGGCCTCGAACACGCACCAAGCGAAGAGCGTGCGCATGTCCAGCTGGCTGGTCCATGCGGTCTCAAGGATTGGCTGAGGCAATTCATGGCCCAGTTCCGCTAGAGCCAGCCTCTGGGCCTGCTCAACAAAATTGTTGTCGTGCTGCAGCGCTGAAAGACGCTTCAGGACTGGAACGATCCGATCAAAAGAGCCAAGGGTCTGTTCCTCGTAGGCCCGTAGAGCGGCATTGGCCTGGCCGTTGCTCAGAGGATGCAAGCCACCGGAACTGACCGGCCCGCTGGAGCGACGGTCCAGAACGACCTGGGTCGCAACAGGACGAACTCTGCGCGCGCTGCCCAATTTGGTGTTGGTCGCTGCAATGGATGCCTTTTTGGCCCTTGGACCGCTTGGGCGTGAGGCCCCGCTGGGAGTGCGGGAGGCGTTCGCTAATTCACGCTGGCGCAGAACCTTGCTGAAGGCGCTGCTTGGGTTGAGCTCAGCGGGATTGTCCGCTGGGCTGACCGAGACCTGGTCCCCAGCACCGCGTTGGCGGCGGCTGGGGGCCGTAGGGGCTAGCGGCCGCTCGTTTTTGGCGGAACGCTGGGGCATTACGAAGTGCTCCTCAGCCCCGGGCGCCGCCGGAGACCGTGATCAGAGAACCCTGATCGGTGCTGCCGCTGGAGCCAGTCACCTTGTTGTTCGGGGCGGGGACTTCGTCGTTGCGCTTGGGCTGAACACCGGGCATGGCACTCATGGGGCCCACGCGGGTGGGGTTCCGGCGTCGGGCCGAGCGACCTTCGGTGCCGGTGACACGATCACCACGGTCCCAGTCGTCGCCGGTGATTTTGGTGCCCGAACCCTCGCCAGTCACGCGGGACAGCGGGGCTTCCTGGGCAGCGATGGCCACGGGCTCTTGGGCCTGGGCCAGGCGCTGGCTAGAGCGGCGATCGAAGCGGAACTGTTCAGTGCCGGTGATCTTGCCGCTGGCCATATCGAAAGGGCCCGTAATGCGTCCGCCTTGCTCGTAGGTGCTGCCGGTCACGCGACCGGTGCTCTCACGCTCTTCCTGAGCGGCGCGGGCGGGGGATTGAACGCTGAATTCCTGCCAAGCGGCACCATTGAGGGACTGGGGAAAGTCAGCATCACGGCTGGGTGCGGTGCCGCAGGCACTTGCTTGTTGGTCGGCACCGACGTAGGGGGTCCCGGTGACGTCTTCGCATGCGCCTCGCTCTGCTCCGGTCATCGCACCACCGATACCGGGTTGAATCCCGGTCATGCGGTTGGAGTTGCGGACGGGGGTTCGCTCACGCACCGCGCGGACGGCTGTGGTGTTGCAGAAATCACCAGCCTGCTCGAGGCCGGCGTAGGGGGTGCCGGTCACGACCTTGCAGCTGCCGGGTTCATCGCCAGTCACTTTTTCGGAACGGCCGGTGCGACTGCCGCTGACCACCTGGTTGCGGTTGGTAATGCTGAAGCCCACCTTCGCGGCTTCAGGCGCAGGGCGAGCGCCGCAGAAACCGTCGAACTGCTCACTGCCGATGTACTCATCGCCGGTGACGTTGCGGCAGCTTCCGGGTTCGTCTCCGGTGACTTGCTTGCTGCGACCCACGGCGGTGCCGGTCACACCGGTGCCGCGGAGGGTGTTCTGGCTGCTGACCTTGGTGGCAGCGCGACCAGCGACGCTGGCATCAGAGCCGAGGTATTGGTCGCCCGTCAGGTTGCGGCCGGAACCGGCCTCATCACCGGTGACGCGCTCGCTGCGGCCCACCATGACGCCGCTCACAGCCTGGCCACCTTGGGTCTGGCTGCGGCCGACCTTGCGGACGGAAGGATTCACATCGCCGCAGTAGGAACTGGACTGGTTCGCCGAGATGTACTCGGTGCCGGTCACGGTCTTACAGGTGCCTGGCTCATCGCCGGTGACCTTCTCACTGCGGCCGACTTCGTTGCCGGTCACGCGGTTGCCATGGCTGGTGGCGGTGACGCGGACCTTGGCCGGCTGATTGCTGCTGGCCGGTTGTCCGCCGCAGAAGGTTTGGAAGACCTCCGCACCGAGATATTCGGTACCGGTGATTGAGCGGCAGGTGGCAGCTTCGTTCCCGGTGGTCTTCACCGAACGGTTGGCTTGGGTGCCGGTGACGGTTTGACCCGAGAGGGTTTCGCTGGCACCTACCTTCCAAGCGGCGTCGGCAGCCGCGGCTTGCTTGGCACCATGACGGTTGGGGCCACTCGGGCGGGTTCCGCTGTTGCGGGCGCTGCCGGCGGAACCGGTTTTGCTCTTCAGTTCTCGGACTTTTTGAGCCAGTTCACGGGCGCTCAGATCCGGGTTGATCTGACGTGCAACAGCAGCTGCACCGGTTTTGGTGGCGTTGCTGGCGGACTTACCGCGCTTGCTCAGTGCTTCGCGGCGAGCCAGCACCACGGCGCGGCTGGCGTTGTGCTGAGCGGTTCCCTTGCGGGAGGCTGCCCGGCGTTCAGAGCTAGCGCGACTCGAGCCCGCGGAGGCCCGCTCGCTGGAGAGCGACAGGGTGGCAGAACGGGATTGGGTGGTATCGCTCTTCTTCTCTTCGCACTTGCACTTGTGCTCTGCAGCCGACGCTGCCACTGCTTTCGGGGCTTCCTTGGCGAGGTCGGTGCGGGTGCGGTCTTTGGAGGTATCTGCGCGCTTGCCACCGCGGGTCATGGCCTCTCGGCGGGACAGAACCAGGTCGCGACTGGGGTTGGAGACCCGCTTGCCGGGGGAGGAGCGGTGGGAGCTGCTGGGTGCAGACAGCTGCCGAGCGGGTGCATGGGCAGCAGCTGGAGCTTCAGCTGCTGCTGCACGGGGAGCGCTGCTGGGTGCAGCGTTGGTCCGGGTCGGGCGGGCATCAGAGGCGCTGCGAACACGGCCGCCACCGCTGCCATAGCGGCCGGAGGCTTTCTTGCCGCCATCAGTGAGGGCCTTGCGGCGCTCCAGGGCTGCTTCGCGACTCGATTTAGTGGCCATGTCCGCCCGGTGTATGGAATGACTGGATGGCATCAGTGGGCTGGTTGATCACATTCAACCCAGCGCAGTAATGCGTGGAATCTGAGAACGGAAATCCGCAATCAGACAGTTAATGAGTAGAAGAAGGAGTGGTCTCGAGAGAACTCGAGACCACAACTTGATGAGGGCGCTGAATCAGCGGCCTTCGAACACCACGAAGCAAGCGCCTTGGCTTTGGGTGTAGGCGTCGTAGCCCACGAGGCGCACGTGGTGGTCGGGGTAAGCGCGGTGGCAAGCTTCGAGCTCGTTCACGATGACGCTCAGATCCTTCTCACCGAAGAAGGGCAGCTTCCAGTAAGACCAGTAGGTGGCCATGGAGCGGCTGGGATGGACGTGCTCAACGAGCGGGCTCCAACCCTGGGCAATGATGTACGCGATCTGGTCGTAGATCTCGTCCTGGGTCATCGGCGGGAGGAAGCCGAAGGTCTCCAGGGTGGCGACTGTTTGGTAGTCACCCACGGTGCTCTTGAAAGGCATGGGGTTCCTTGAGATGGATGGAATGAATGAACCTTGATTTGGTTCGATGTCCTGTTCCGATCACTGAATGGGGTGGAGCCAACTGAAGTTGACTCCCATACCCAATCGTTTCGAAATCAGTTGACGTCGAGCTTGTCGACGGTGTCGAACTCGAACTTGATTTCCTTCCAGGTCTCGAGGGCGATGGCCAGCTCAGGGCTGTGCTTCGCGGCTTCCATGAGGATGTCGCGGCCTTCGCGCTCAATCTCGCGACCGGCGTTACGGGCTTTAACGCAGGCTTCCAGTGCCACACGGTTAGCGGCAGCACCAGCAGCAGAACCCCAGGGGTGACCGTGGGTACCACCACCGAACTGGAGCACCGAGTCGTCGCCGAAGATGCTTACCAGGGCTGGCATGTGCCAGACGTGGATACCGCCAGAGGCCACGGCGAACACGCCGCCCATGGAGCCCCAATCCTGGTCGAAGAAGTTACCGCGGCTGCGATCTTCGGGAACGAAGGATTCGCGCAGCTGGTCGATGTAGCCGAGGGTGGACTGACGGTCGCCCTCGAGCTTGCCGACCACGGTGCCGGTGTGGAGCTGGTCACCACCGGAGAGACGCAGGCACTTGGCGAGAACGCGGAAGTGGATGCCGTGCTTGGGGTGACGGTCGATCACCGCGTGCATGGCGCGGTGGATGTGCAGCAGGATGCCGTTCTTACGGCACCAGTGGGACAGACCGGTGTTAGCGGTGAAGCCACCAGTGATGTAGTCGTGCATGATGATCGGCTGCCCGAGTTCCTTGGCGAACTCGGCCCGCTCGTACATCTGCTCAGGGGTGGCGGCGGTGCAGTTCAGGTAGTGACCCTTACGCTCGCCGGTCTCCTGTTCAGCGGACTTCACAGCTTCGGCAACGAACTCGAAACGGTTCTGCCAGCGCTGGAAGGGCTGAGAGTTGATGTTTTCGTCGTCCTTGGTGAAGTCGAGACCACCGCGGAGGCACTCATACACAACCCGGCCGTAGTTCTTACCGCTCAGGCCGAGCTTCGGCTTGATGGTGCAACCCAGCAGGGGACGGCCGTACTTGTTCATACGGTCGCGCTCGACCTGGATGCCGTTCGGGGGACCCATGCAGGTCTTGATGAACGCCATCGGGAAGCGGATGTCTTCCAGACGCAGGTGGCGCAGAGCCTTGAAACCGAAGACGTTGCCAACCAGGGAGGTCAGAACGTTGGTGACAGAACCCTCTTCGAACAGATCGAGGGGATAGGCAATGAAGGCATAGAAGGCTTCCTTGTCGCCAGGAACGTCTTCGATGCGGTAGCAACGGCCTTTGTAGAAGTCGAGGTCGGTGAGGAGCTCGGACCACACAGTGGACCAGGTGCCGGTGGAGGATTCAGCGGCCACAGCAGCGGCAACTTCTTCCTTGGGGACGCCTTCCTGGCCGGTGCACTTGAAGCAAGCCAGCAGGTCGGTGTCGAGGGGTACGTAATCAGGAGTCCAATACGTGTCGCGGTACTCCTTAACCCCAGCGTCGTACTTCTTAGCCATGGAGAGTCTCCGAGTGGGTCGAGGGAAATAAGTCAGAGGGATGAGTGGCCATCACTGGCCTAACTCAGGCCTCAATCCTTCGAACCAACGAAGCCGGCGCTGCTGTTCAGAGCAGGCTCCACTTCACGGTGGGGACGGGCAATGATGTGGGCGGCAACCAGGCCATCACCCACGCGCTCGCATGCATCGGCGCCAGCGCGAACGGCTGCGTTCACAGCACCGGTTTCGCCGCGGACCAGAACGGTGACGTAACCGCCGCCCACGAATTCGCGACCAATCAGGCGCACTTCGGCTGCCTTGGTCATGGCGTCAGCGGCTTCGATCGCGGGGACCAGACCCCGGGTCTCGATCATGCCGAGGGCGATGCCCATGGTTTCGTTAGCCATTACCTGCTCCTGGAGGAGGGGTGGAATGTTCGCCAGCAACCTTGCTTCGGCAACGATCCGTAAGTCAAGACATTTGGTCGACAATCACGATCACCGTCACAGCAGTGTCAGATAAGCGGGGCTGATCAGTGCATCACAAAACTTTGGAGATGCTTCTGAAGCTGACTGAGCAGAGCCCGCTTGAGGTCTCCAAAAGCACTGCAGCTAGAGCGATTCCGCCTCAGAGAGATAGCCCACCCCGCCGTAGTACTCCAGCAGTGGCCTGAGTGCGGTTCGCAGTTCTTCAGCGATGTCGGATTCGCAAAAAACGACGACATGGGCATTGGCCCCAAGGCCGCTGAAGTCCATTGACTCGGAGACAGCGCCATGGGGCCCCTTGCCTGTGACGTGTTTCATCACCGTGTAACCCGGGGACCCCGCCCCGTCGATCGCCTTGAGGATGGCCTCGAGCTCGCGCTCGCTGACGATTAAATCGAGACGTTTCATCGGCTCAGCTGGCGGCAGGGAGGACCTTATTGATCAGGGCCATGTAGAGCGGGATCCCGATCAGGATGTTGAAGGGGAAGGTCAATCCCAGGGCCGTGGAGATGTAGAAGCTGGGGTTGGCTTCCGGCACCGTCATCCGCATCGCCGCTGGTACCGCGATGTAGGAGGCGCTCGCGCAAAGCACCACAAACAGCAGAGCATTGCCTGGACCAAGCCCCAATCCTTTGGCAATCAAGGTGCCCAGGGCGGCATTAAACAGTGGCATCAGCACGGCAAAGCCGATAAGAAAGCCTCCGGCTTCCTTCAGCTCGCGGATGCGTTGGGCGGCAACGATGCCCATGTCCAGCAGGAAAAAGCTCAGGGCTCCGTAGAACAATTGGTCGGTGAAGGGCAGCATTTTTTCGACACTGCTTGGACTCTGGGCGGCGCTAAGGAAACCCACCAACAAGCTGCCGATCAACAAGTAAACCGATCCATTCAGCAGCGCTTCGTGCAGCACCGCCCCCCATCGCATCCCCCCGTCGTTGGGACGTTGCTGTGGCCCTGCCAGCTTCACAAGCAGAAGCCCAACAATGATCGCCGGCGATTCCATGAGGGCCAACGCCGCCACCATGAACCCGTCGTGCTGCAGCTGTTGGGTTTCCAGAAAGCTTTCGGCCGTAATGAAGGTCACCGCCGAAATTGAGCCATAGGTCCCGGCGATCGCAGCCGCATTGAAGCTGTCCAGCTTCCAGCGCAAGACCCCATAGGAATAGAGGGGGACGGCGAGCGACATCAAGACCGCCGCGCCAATCGTCGGGAGGACCTGACCACTGATGCCGCTGTGCTGTAGTTCGAGGCCGCCTTTAAAGCCGATGGCCAGCAAGAGATAGAGCGAAAAGAGCTTCGGCAGTGGCGCTGGAATCTCAAGATCCGAGCCCAGCAACACGGCGAGAACGCCCAGAAAGAAGAACAGGACGGGGGGGGTAAACAGGTTCTGGAGAACCAGGCTGGTATCCATTAATGAACCCGCTCAGAGGCGCCGATTCTTGACGCTAGGGGTGAGGTCTCAAACTGTTCAAGGCTTCACATATCCGGCAATAAGGCTCTTGCAGGGCCAAGGGAGTCTCCCTACGGTTCAACTGAGGCAGGTGCCCCTGGATTTTTCTGGGGTGGAATGTTCAACCCAACCTGCCTCACCCCTTTTGACGGCACAATGGCGTCCCCTGGCGTTATTGGATGCGACCTGGCACTCCCCATCCGATCTTGGTGATTGCCAGTGGCAACCCTTACAAGGTGGCCGAGATCCAGTCGATGCTTGACGCCGTTGCCCTGGAGGTCCGTCAGCAGCCGGATGGTCTGGAGGTTGAAGAAACTGGCACGACCTATCTGGAAAATGCTCGCTTGAAGGCTTGCGCCGTGGCCCAGCTGACGGGCCAATGGGCCTTGGCTGACGATTCCGGCCTGGAGGTGGATGCCCTCGGTGGTGCGCCTGGGCTCTATTCGGCGCGCTACGCCGCGAGCGACCCTGAACGCATTCAACGGCTGCTCAAGGAATTGGGCACGAGCCCTTACCGCAGCGGCAGCTTCAACAGTGCGATGGTTCTGTCAGACCCGCAAGGTCGCCCGGTGCTCGAATCCCAGGGGATTTGTCGCGGTGAGATCCTCGCCAGCCCCCGGGGCCAAGGCGGTGGCTATGACCCGATCTTCTGGGTGCGTGAGGCAGGGTTGACCTACGCCCAGATGGGCCAGCACCTAAAGGACAAATTGGGATCCCGCGGCAAAGCTGCCCGCGCTTTGGCTCCAGGCTTAAAGGAGATCTTTGGTTTGGCCTGAATTCAGCGGCCCGAGCGCAGGTTGATTTGTTCGACCGCGCGCATGGCAGCGGCGGCGGCTTCGTTCACATCCCCTTCCCAGCCCGCCAGGGTCAGTCGGCCAAAGGCACCCACGGCTTTGACGTCAACGACCGTGATGTTGCTGGACTTTTCGGCTTCGTTGGCCGCCAGCAGGACGTAACCGGCAGGTTCGGTCTCCAGGATGAACATGCTCATGCCGGCCTGGATCATGGAGCCGCGCCGGTTCTGACGGTTAATCAGCACGGCGTGGTCCGGGGTGATCGCCCGGATGACTTCAGTCCAGGTCACGCTGCAGCGGGTTCGCTCATGGACACTGCTGCCGATCGCCTCGAGCACCACATCGCCGGAGTGGAGCACATTGCTCTGGTCGCGGTGATAGAGGGCGAGCGATCCGAAGGCCCGCTCGACAATCATCTGGCCGAGCCGAACCGTGCTCGCCTTGAGGGCGATGTCCGTGACCCGGTGAACGGCCATGCCCGGGGAAACCTCCAGCCAGAGGCATGCGTCGCCTGGAATGGGCAGAAAGCCCTGGCTCACCGTTCCCATATAGGTGGCGAGTTGGGGCTGAAGCGAATCGAGGAAAACGTAAGTGCGCAGCTCGATCGATTCGACCGCACTGGCTTGGCTGACCAGCCGCGCTTCGCTGTCGGTGGTAATGACGCAGCTGGCTGCCGATGGGTGGAGCTCATCCAGCGAGGTGCCACTGCCGCTGAATCCCAGGTCGGTGCCAGTGATCTGGACCGATGAACTGCGTCGCCTGGGATTGCGTTCGATCAAGGGGTCGGGTGCTCCCTGAAGTTGGTTCAGCGCCGCTTCAGCGGCGGTGAGGTCCTCAGCTGACCAGCGGGAGGAGCGGGGTGATCTTACTGCCCGATCTCTGTTTTCCCGGAGCTGGCTTGAGGGAGGTGATCCAGAGGATCCAGGGGATCTCGGCGATTGGTTTGGGTTTGCCCCGGATTGGTTGCGCCGCAGCTGATGTCCGCTTGTCTCTGGGGTCTTGCGCCGCGGGCGAGAGCCGGTACCGTCCGGCCATCCCCGCAGGACTGCCCGTGGCTGCTAAGCGCTCTGCCTCTTCTGCGCCCGCCCAGGGCGCTGCTTCCGTTCAAGAGGGCGGTGATCTCAACGCAGATCAGGCTCTGGCTCTCGTCAGCATGACCCTGATGCAGAAGCTCGCCGCCCAAGGTGATCTGCCTTGGGTTTGGAGTGAGGCGGAGGACGGCGGTTCCTGTGATGTCTCGGCCCTGCGCCATCGCTTGGAGCTAACCCAGTTGGCTCTGCAAACGGGCGCACCCCTCTCCACCGCTGAGGTGACCTATCTGATGGGAGCTCGCCCCGGCGGCGCTGAGGTGGAGCGTGGTGGCCTGCGTGCCCGGCGGATCAGCCGCAATGTCTGGAAGCTCGCCCAAACCGCTTCTGCCCAGGAGCGTCGGGGTGAGGTCACGAGCTTTGCAAGCTTCAACGACGGTCGTCGTCGCTTCGGCTGATTAAGGCAATTCGCCGCCAGCGCTGATCTCTTGGTCCCAGGCGGCGATCAGCTGGTCTTTCAGGGTTTCCCCCTGCAGCAGAGCAATCTCCAGTCCTCCCCACCAGTTGATGAGGGCCACGGGGACGGGCATGGCATTGCATTCCAGTTCGTAGGACTGGATGTGGTCCTCAGCATCGATCAGCACGCAGATGCTGAACTCCAATAGGCCGCCGGGCCAGGGGTGGAGGGAAACGGTCGTGATGGGCCCCAGGTCAATGCTCCACCAGGGGCACTCCGGTGTGACTTTGGGAACCCCGGATGGCAGGTCAAGCTTGGCCCAACCCCGCAGCACCAGTTGTTCCAGAAGGTCGTTGAGGCTGGAGCGCACGGACTCCCCCCAATGGGGTGCCTCTGTCATGGCATGGGTTGTGGGATGCCAGCAAGCGCAGATCCGGCCATGGTGAAGCCAGTTGCACGCCACAGGGGTGCTGTCCTTTGCCCGTCGTCTTCTAGGGCGTCCTCTGCCGCGCTCTGAGGCTGACGCGCAGCGTCTCCCCAGCCTGATTGCGCTGCCGATCCTCTCGTCGGATGCCCTCTCCTCGGTGGCCTATGCAACCGAGGCTGCCCTTGGGGTCTTGCTCCTGGCCGGCAGTGCGGCCCTCGGGCTATCCCTGCCGATCACGGTCTGCATCGTTGGCTTGATTGCGGTCGTGGTGCTCTCCTACAGGCAGGCGATCGAGGCCTACCCCGAGGGCGGTGGTTCCTATGTCGTGGCCAGGGAGAACCTCGGCGCCTGGGCCGGGCTGGTGGCGGCGGCGGCGCTGCTGGTGGATTACACCCTGACCGCTGCGGTGAGCTTGATGGCGGCGGCCCAGGCCCTGAGCTCCCTGCTGCCCGGCCTACTTGCCCATGAAACCAGTCTGTCGCTGCTGCTTTTGGCCCTGGTGGGCTGGGCGAATCTGCGCGGTCTCAAGGAAGCCGGCCGCCTGTTTGTCCTGCCCACCTACTCCTTTGTGGTGATGGTGGCGCTGCTGGCCCTCTTGGGCCTGCAGAACATGGTGTTGACCCATGGCTTCCGCCCGGATGCACCACCGGCGGTCGCCGCCCTGGAGCCCCTTGGCCTGTTTCTGGTTTTGCGGGCCTTCAGTGCCGGCTGTTCGGCCATGACCGGCATTGAGGCGATCGCCAATGGCGTGAAGGTCTTCCGTGAGCCCGCGGCCCGCCGGGCCCAGCGCACGCTGATGGTGATGGGGTTGTTGCTGGCCCTGCTGTTTCTGGCCGTCAGCGGCTTGGCCTTTTTGTACGGGATTGCCCCCAACCCCGACCGCACCGTTCTGGCCCAGATCGGTCTGCGGGTGTTCGGTCCCAGCAATCCCCTCTATTGGTGCCTGCAGATCAGCACGCTGTTGATCTTGGGATTGGCGGCCAACACAGCCTTCTCCGGTTTTCCGCGCTTGGCGGCGCTGCTGGCCAAAGACCGCTATCTGCCGCGTCAAATGGCCTGGCTAGGGGATCGCCTGGTGTTCCAGAACGGCATTGGGCTGCTGCTGCTGGTCTCGGCCCTGGTGATCGTGGTCTGCCGCGGCAACACCAATGTCGCCATCAACCTCTATGCCTTGGGTGTCTTCCTGGCGTTCACCCTGTCCCAGGCGGGCTTGGTTAGGCATTGGTGGCTGCGGCGAGGGAAGGGCTGGAGCGGCCGGCTGGCAATGAATGCCCTGGGGGCGATCACGACGGGCGTGGTGTTTGCCGTGATTGTCGTGAGCAAATTTGATGAGGGGGCTTGGATCGTGGTGCTCCTCCTCCCCCTTCTGGTTTGGGGACTGGCCGGGATTCGGCGCCGTTACCAACGGGTCTATGACGCGATCGAGCTGCAGCCCGGGGAGGATTGCTCGGTCCCCTGGCCCGATCGCCAGGACGTCTTGGAGAACCAGAGCATCGTCTGGCTGGCCTCCTGGAGCCGTCCCACGCTGGAGGCCCTGCGCTACGCCGCCCAGGTCTCCGATCGCGTCATTGGCGTCTGGGTCTGTGAACCCAACGACGACTTTGAGGCGTTGCGGCAGCGCTGGCACCGCCTTGTGGGTGATGCCCCCCAATTTGAGTTGCGCTTGCTGGAGAGTCCATTCGCCTCCTTGATCGATCCCTTTGCCCAGTTCGTGGCGGAAGAGGAAGCCCGCTGCCCGGACAGTCAGTTCACGATCGTGATGC is a genomic window of Synechococcus sp. A10-1-5-1 containing:
- a CDS encoding P-II family nitrogen regulator produces the protein MKRLDLIVSERELEAILKAIDGAGSPGYTVMKHVTGKGPHGAVSESMDFSGLGANAHVVVFCESDIAEELRTALRPLLEYYGGVGYLSEAESL
- a CDS encoding sodium-dependent bicarbonate transport family permease, which gives rise to MDTSLVLQNLFTPPVLFFFLGVLAVLLGSDLEIPAPLPKLFSLYLLLAIGFKGGLELQHSGISGQVLPTIGAAVLMSLAVPLYSYGVLRWKLDSFNAAAIAGTYGSISAVTFITAESFLETQQLQHDGFMVAALALMESPAIIVGLLLVKLAGPQQRPNDGGMRWGAVLHEALLNGSVYLLIGSLLVGFLSAAQSPSSVEKMLPFTDQLFYGALSFFLLDMGIVAAQRIRELKEAGGFLIGFAVLMPLFNAALGTLIAKGLGLGPGNALLFVVLCASASYIAVPAAMRMTVPEANPSFYISTALGLTFPFNILIGIPLYMALINKVLPAAS
- the rdgB gene encoding RdgB/HAM1 family non-canonical purine NTP pyrophosphatase gives rise to the protein MRPGTPHPILVIASGNPYKVAEIQSMLDAVALEVRQQPDGLEVEETGTTYLENARLKACAVAQLTGQWALADDSGLEVDALGGAPGLYSARYAASDPERIQRLLKELGTSPYRSGSFNSAMVLSDPQGRPVLESQGICRGEILASPRGQGGGYDPIFWVREAGLTYAQMGQHLKDKLGSRGKAARALAPGLKEIFGLA
- a CDS encoding BMC domain-containing protein → MTGTDLGFSGSGTSLDELHPSAASCVITTDSEARLVSQASAVESIELRTYVFLDSLQPQLATYMGTVSQGFLPIPGDACLWLEVSPGMAVHRVTDIALKASTVRLGQMIVERAFGSLALYHRDQSNVLHSGDVVLEAIGSSVHERTRCSVTWTEVIRAITPDHAVLINRQNRRGSMIQAGMSMFILETEPAGYVLLAANEAEKSSNITVVDVKAVGAFGRLTLAGWEGDVNEAAAAAMRAVEQINLRSGR
- a CDS encoding APC family permease, which codes for MSFARRLLGRPLPRSEADAQRLPSLIALPILSSDALSSVAYATEAALGVLLLAGSAALGLSLPITVCIVGLIAVVVLSYRQAIEAYPEGGGSYVVARENLGAWAGLVAAAALLVDYTLTAAVSLMAAAQALSSLLPGLLAHETSLSLLLLALVGWANLRGLKEAGRLFVLPTYSFVVMVALLALLGLQNMVLTHGFRPDAPPAVAALEPLGLFLVLRAFSAGCSAMTGIEAIANGVKVFREPAARRAQRTLMVMGLLLALLFLAVSGLAFLYGIAPNPDRTVLAQIGLRVFGPSNPLYWCLQISTLLILGLAANTAFSGFPRLAALLAKDRYLPRQMAWLGDRLVFQNGIGLLLLVSALVIVVCRGNTNVAINLYALGVFLAFTLSQAGLVRHWWLRRGKGWSGRLAMNALGAITTGVVFAVIVVSKFDEGAWIVVLLLPLLVWGLAGIRRRYQRVYDAIELQPGEDCSVPWPDRQDVLENQSIVWLASWSRPTLEALRYAAQVSDRVIGVWVCEPNDDFEALRQRWHRLVGDAPQFELRLLESPFASLIDPFAQFVAEEEARCPDSQFTIVMPMAIPRRRFDHLLLNQRGVNMRQALNAQRSRVFTLVRYFPPA